The following proteins are co-located in the Rhea pennata isolate bPtePen1 chromosome 2, bPtePen1.pri, whole genome shotgun sequence genome:
- the FANCD2OS gene encoding FANCD2 opposite strand protein, whose amino-acid sequence MADGYQLWAPRSPLDESLRWLRGGAARPATAHPFRGGGPGAQAAAAAAGPGLRGRGAALRRPQALRLRGLDAVFGRLVTAQPPRWTGALRVSERSAFCRVVSPRQRRPCALRAPQARAAAAMCRQMLRAILLLYAAYKKCAFVLQHSR is encoded by the coding sequence aTGGCGGACGGTTACCAGCTGTgggcgccgcgctcgcccctCGACGAGTCGCTGCGGtggctgcgcggcggcgcggcgcggcccgccaCGGCGCACCCcttccgcggcggcggccccggcgcccaggcggcggcggcagcggcggggccggggctgcgcggccgcggggcggcgctgcggcggccgcAGGCCTTGCGGCTGCGCGGCCTGGATGCCGTTTTCGGGCGGCTGGTGACGGCGCAGCCGCCGCGCTGGACCGGGGCGCTGCGGGTGTCGGAGCGCTCGGCCTTCTGCCGGGTGGTGAGCCCTCGGCAGCGGCGGCCCTGCGCGCTGCGGGCGCCGcaggcccgcgccgccgccgccatgtgCCGCCAGATGCTGCGCGCCATCCTGCTGCTGTACGCCGCCTACAAGAAGTGTGCCTTCGTCCTGCAGCACTCCCGCTGA